The following DNA comes from bacterium.
TGCAGCGGAGGAAGGGCAAAAACCGTTTGCATCCAATCTGCTGGGCTACGGCGGAGTGCTGGTGGCGCCCACAGCCTATATGCCGGGAGACGGAACCATCACTGTCACATTCAGCCGCATACCCAGGCTCTACGCCGCCAAAATGCAGCCCTATCGAACCTCGTCGGTGTATACGGTGA
Coding sequences within:
- a CDS encoding YjbH domain-containing protein, with amino-acid sequence MKKDAIIPLILLSLFLHASMLAAEEGQKPFASNLLGYGGVLVAPTAYMPGDGTITVTFSRIPRLYAAKMQPYRTSSVYTV